The genomic segment AATGAAACCGCTTAAGGAAGTCAATTCCGATTTGCCAATTGTCACAAGTCCGACATTTGCCCTTCCGCCCTAAACTACGTTACAATGTTCACAGCAAAATATGCCAAAGATAGGGGTTATCGCTGATATGAGTGAAGTAGCTATTACACTAGAGGGCTGGTACTGCCTCCATGATTTCCGCAGCGTCAATTGGGCTGCCTGGAGACTGAGCACCGCTGAAGAGCAAAACCGCATGCTTGACGAGCTGAATACGTTTCTGAAGCAATGGTCCGATGTTGAGGAAAGCAAGCAAGGCAGCACAGCTGTCTACTCCATCGTTGGACAGAAGGCTGATTTTGTATTCATGCACCTTCGCGAAACGCTGGAGGAGCTGAATGAAATCGAGACGGCTTTCAATAAAACAGCGTTCGCTTCCTTTACAACGCCGACCTATTCTTATGTAAGCGTTGTGGAGCTGAGCAACTATGTGAACCAGCCAGGCGTTGATCCAATGGAAAATCCGGAAATTCTCGCCCGCCTCAAGCCGATTTTGCCAAAAGCGCGCCACATCTGCTTCTACCCGATGAACAAGCGACGCGATGGCAACGACAACTGGTATATGCTCGGGATGGACGAGCGCCGCACGATGATGCGCAGCCATGGCATGATTGGCCGCAAATATGCGGGCAAAGTGAAGCAAATTATTAGCGGCTCCGTCGGCTTCGACAATTGGGAGTGGGGCGTTACACTGTTCGCAGAGGACGCACTGCAATTCAAGAAGCTGATCTATGAAATGCGCTTTGATGAAGTCAGCGCGCGTTACGGCGACTTTGGCGACTTCTACGTCGGCAATTTGCTTGATTCGGCGAAATTCACCGCTCTGCTGAAAGTGTAGACCTTTTTTCTTCCTTCTGAAAATAACGCATAACCGCCCCGGCACGCTGACGAATGCTCGTCATGATGCCGGGGCGGTTGTTTGTTTATTCGCTTCGCCTAATCTTCTTCCTCGTCGTCCTCTTCATCAAGGCCTAGGCGCTTCGCTTCCAAATACTCCTGCGTCGCACGGTCGCGCTCGCGGCCCTTGTCCTTCAACCGTTCAATGGCCGGCTGGATAAGCAGATCGACTTCCTTTTGTACCGGATAAGCCAAATCATACCGATTTTGCGACTCTAGAAACGAGCCTACTTCCATTAGAGCATTATAGCGATCCAGCTCATCCCGCGTCAGCAACCCCCGAACCTGCACGCTGCAGTGACGCATTAGAAGAACTTCCCTTTGCGCAGAACGAGCGGAATGCCGCCGATAATGAACAGATAGCGCAGGTCGATCATTTTCTTCAGCCATGCCGCTACCCGGCCTTTATATTTTTTGCCAAAAGCAAGGCCGA from the Paenibacillus sp. BIHB 4019 genome contains:
- the hemQ gene encoding hydrogen peroxide-dependent heme synthase, with the protein product MSEVAITLEGWYCLHDFRSVNWAAWRLSTAEEQNRMLDELNTFLKQWSDVEESKQGSTAVYSIVGQKADFVFMHLRETLEELNEIETAFNKTAFASFTTPTYSYVSVVELSNYVNQPGVDPMENPEILARLKPILPKARHICFYPMNKRRDGNDNWYMLGMDERRTMMRSHGMIGRKYAGKVKQIISGSVGFDNWEWGVTLFAEDALQFKKLIYEMRFDEVSARYGDFGDFYVGNLLDSAKFTALLKV